The Blochmannia endosymbiont of Camponotus sp. genome includes a window with the following:
- the coaA gene encoding type I pantothenate kinase: MLHVSSIPFLTFNRKEWASFRDNMPLILSRKEIINLRGINDNISINEVIEIYLPLVRLLNLYIHSNIKRQNILEQFLNTQEQRIPYVIGIAGSVSAGKSTTARVLQALLSRWPEHRIVELVTTDGFLYSNKILKKRNLMKKKGFPQSYDIASLVNFISKIKSGETRSMAIPVYSHIKYDIIPNVQQIIYKPDILILEGLNVLQTNYDYNYNLPCVFVSDFIDFSIYVDAPEDLLQEWYIDRFLKFCCTTFSYPDSYFYRYTQLSKKKIISIASKLWTKINGLNLQNNILPTRERANLILKKGINHTVDNVQLRK, from the coding sequence ATGTTACATGTTTCGTCTATACCATTTTTAACTTTTAATCGTAAAGAATGGGCATCTTTTCGAGATAATATGCCATTGATATTATCTCGAAAAGAAATTATAAATTTAAGAGGCATAAATGATAATATTTCTATAAATGAAGTAATAGAAATTTATTTACCGTTAGTTAGGTTGCTTAATTTATATATTCATTCAAATATAAAACGACAAAACATCTTAGAGCAATTTTTGAACACTCAAGAACAACGTATACCATATGTTATTGGTATTGCTGGTAGTGTTTCTGCGGGGAAAAGTACTACAGCCAGAGTATTGCAAGCGCTGCTTAGTAGATGGCCCGAACACCGGATTGTAGAATTAGTAACAACTGATGGATTTTTGTATTCTAATAAAATATTAAAAAAAAGAAATTTAATGAAAAAAAAAGGTTTTCCACAATCTTATGATATTGCTAGTTTAGTAAATTTTATTTCAAAAATTAAATCTGGAGAGACACGATCCATGGCAATTCCTGTATATTCTCATATAAAATATGACATTATTCCTAATGTTCAACAGATAATTTATAAGCCAGATATTCTTATTTTGGAAGGATTAAATGTCTTACAAACTAACTACGATTATAATTACAACTTACCTTGTGTTTTTGTATCTGATTTTATTGATTTTTCTATTTATGTCGATGCTCCAGAAGATTTACTACAAGAATGGTATATTGATAGATTTTTAAAATTTTGTTGTACTACTTTTTCTTATCCTGATTCTTACTTTTATCGTTATACACAATTATCTAAAAAAAAAATAATTTCTATAGCCTCTAAATTATGGACTAAGATAAATGGACTGAATTTACAAAATAATATTTTACCTACTCGTGAACGGGCAAATTTAATTTTAAAAAAAGGTATTAATCATACAGTGGATAATGTTCAATTAAGAAAATAA